The Amycolatopsis endophytica genome includes the window AGCGGCAACGTGGCCGGTGTCCCGGTGGCCCTGCCCGCCAAGGTGTCGGGCAACGCCATCTCGTGGGGCGGCGACGCCGACGTCCCGGCCGGCGCGTACGACGCCGAGGCCGAGGCAGGCGGCACCGCCGACGGCCCGCGCGGCCCGAGCTACATCCAGACCGACGGGGACGACTCGTTCCTGGCGGGCAACGTCGCGCAGCCGCAGCCCGCGGTTCCGGCGACCGTCGCGGGCAACGCGGTGTCCTGGATCGGCAACTCGTTCGTCGCCGGTGGCGCGGATCGTCAGGTCGGCGGCGTGGAGCTCGGCAGCGAGGCCGTGGCCGGTGGCACCACCAGCACCAGCGGTGAGAACGCGGCCGGGTCCGGCAACATCGCCGACGCCCCCGTCGCGCTCCCGGCCGAGGTGTTCTGCGTCGGCGGGACCTGGATCGGCAACGCGCACGCCAACGGCTGCGACAACGACACCGAGGCCATGGCGGGCTCGGACACCTTCACCTCCGGCAACGGCAGCTTCCTCGGCGGCAACAGCGTTTCCGCTCCGCCCGCGGGCACCGTCGAGGTGTTCGGCGTCGGCGGTTCGTGGATCGGCAACGCCTCGGGCAGCGCGACCGAGACGAAGGACGTCAAGGCCGGCGGCTACACCGGCACGCTGGGCAACGACTCGGCCGGTTCCGGCAACGCCGTGCAGGTCCCGGTGGCCGTGCCCGCCGAGATCTTCGGCGTCGGTGGCTCGTGGATCGGTCAGGGGGCCGGGGAGGCTTCCGAGACCAAGACCGTGACCTCCGGTGGCGACGGCAACACCGAGGACGACAACGCCGCGGCCAGCGCGAACCTGGTCCAGGTGCCGGTTTCGGCGCCCGTGCAGGCGTTCGGCATCGGCGCGGCCTGGATCGGCCAGGGCGCGGGCGAGGCCACGACCGACACCACGTCGACCGCGGGCGGCACCGGCAACGCGACCGGCAAGGAAGGCTTCGTCGCGGGCAACCTCGGCGCGGTCCCGGTTTCGCTGCCGGTGCAGGTGCACAGCCTGGGCGCCGCGCTGACCGGCAACGGCTCGGGTGTGGCCGAGAACGTGACCGACTCGACCGCGGGTGGCGACCTGTCCACCACCGGCGAGGGCGGCTCGATCGCGGGCAACATCGTCGAGGCGCCGGTCGGTGCCGTGGCGACCGTGTTCGGTGACGCCGCGGTCCTCGGCGGTGTGGTCAAGGGCGAGGGCGTCAACGACGTCGTCTCGACCGCGGGCGGCGACGCCGAGACCAACGGTGACGGCGGCTCGATCGCCGGTGACGTGGTCGCGGCGCAGGCGCTGCCGGTGGCGCAGGTCTTCGGCAACGCCGTGAGCGGACTCGGCGTCTCGCACGCCGCCGGGGTGAACGCCACCGAGGCCAACTCGGGTGGCGACATCACCACCTCGGGCGAGGGTGGCGCGCTGTCCGGCGACATCTTCGACGTCCCGGCCGCTGTGGTGGCCCAGGTGTTCGGCAACGCCGTCTCCGCGGGCGGGGTCGCGCACGCGCTCGCCGACAACACCACCACCGGCACCGTCGGCGGCACGGACACCACGGCCGGCCCGTCGAAGGCGCTGTCCGGGATCGACAAGCAGATCCCGGTGGGTGTCGTCGCCCAGGTCTACGACATCCCGGTCGAGCTGATCGCGGTCACCAGCACCACGGTCAGCAACGCGACGGACATCTCGGTCGCGGGTCAGGAGCCGCAGATCGACCTGCCGATCACGATGCCGGAGATGGGCGCGACCGCGCTGCCGACGCTGCCCGCCCGCGCGGAGCGTTCCGCGCTGCCGGTCAACGTCCTGCCCGTCGACGCGCTGTCGGGTGCGGGTCTGCCCGCGAACGTGCAGGGCCTGCTGCCCACGGCCGACGTCCCGGCCATGGCGCAGCTGGACTCCGCCCCGACGACCGTCTTCGAGCAGGTTGATGGTTTGATGCACGGCAAGGGCATCAACATCAAGGGCTGAACGTCCCGGTGAAGAAGGGGGCCCGGGAGCGATCGCGCTCCCGGGCCCCCGTCGTGAAAGCGGGGTCAGCCGATCTGCACGGACCGCTTCGCCATGCCGTACCAGTAGCCCTCGATCACGGTGCGCGGGTTCGCGTCGTCCGCGCCGGCGCCGAGAGTGACGAACAGTGGCGCGAAGTGCTCGATGCGCGGGTGCGCGAGCGCGGCGGCGGGCGCCTTGTGCCGGAAGTCGAGCAGCGCGTCGATATCGTTGGCCCGCAACGTTTCCGCGCCCCACTGGTCGAACTCGGCCGACCACCGCGGCGGCGTGCCGTGCACACCGCCGCTCATCGCCGAGAGGTTGTGCGTGAAGAACCCGCTGCCGATGATCAGCACGCCCTCGTCCCGCAGCGGCTTGAGTTTGCGGCCCAGTTCGAACAGCTCACGCGGGTCGAGCGTCGGCATGGACATCTGGAGGACCGGGACGTCCGCGTCCGGGTACATCTCGACGAGCGGCACGTACGCGCCGTGGTCGAGGCCGCGGTCGGGCGCCTCGTGCACCTCGGTGCCGGTCAGCAGTGTGCGCACCCGCGCGGCCAGTTCCGGTGCGCCGGGCGCGGCGTAGGTCACCGAGTAGTAGCGCTCCGGGAATCCCCAGAAGTCGTAGACCAGCGGCACCGTCGTGGTGGCGCCGACGGTCAGCGGGGCTTCCTCCCAGTGCGCCGACACGACGAGGATCGCCTGCGGTTCGGGCAGGTTCGCCGACCAGTCGGCCAGCTCCCGGGTCCACACGGCGTCGTCGGCCAGCGGCGGCGCGCCGTGGCTCAGGTAGAGCACGGGGGTCGCACTCATCGCAGCCTCCATGTTTGAAAGTTCAACTACTACGGTACCCGAGGTCTCGTGCGCGCGCGATGGATCGTCCGCGGAACCGGTCAAGAGTGGTCGCGGGCCCGCCGTGGGCGCCTATCCTGAGCCATGGCGGTCAACGTGGCGATCTACCTGCTCGTCTGCGTCACGCCGCCGGTGCTGTTCTGGCTCGCGAGCAAGTCACCCGCACTGGCCGCCGCCCTTCGCCGCCGTCGCGTCCCGGCCCCGTCCGCGCCTCCGATCGAACGCCTGGCCGCGGACCTGCGCCGCGTGCACCGTTCGCTGGCGGACCTCGCGCCCGACGCCCCGATGGTGCGCCGCCGCGCGACCAACCAGGCCTACGACGCACTGCTGGCCCAGGCCTGCGCCGCGCTCGGCCTGCGGCACTGGCTGGACGAGCTGCCGGAAGGTGTGGAGCGGGACGTCGAGCGATTGCGGGTGGAAGAGGCGTTGCGCCGGGCCGGGCTGACCGTGCCCTAGCGCTCGGGTCATGCGGTGAGGAAGTCGCCGATCGCCTGGCCCAGTTCGGGGCGCGCGACGGCGCTGAGGTGGTCGCCGGGCACGGTGACGAACCGGCCGCGCGGCAGCACCTCCGCCAGGTCCGGCGCGGTGCGCCGGTGCGGATCGTCGATTCCGGTGACCACCAGGGTCGGCGTTTCGATCCGTTCGATCTCGCCGCGGGGCGTGTCGACCGAGGTGCCGAGCACGTTCAGCAGCGCCACGCGATCGCCGCGCATCTGCCGGAAGAACGCCTCCGCCCGCCACTCCTTCGTGCCGCGCTCGAACGTGCCCAGGTTGTTCAGCACGGTGCGGAAATGCGCGTTGCCACCGCTGGTGTCCAGCAGCCCGTGCAGCCCCATGCCCGCGACGACAGCCCGACGGGGCCGGGCGCCCCGCACCAGCATGCGGATCGTGGTCCGGCCGCCGAGCGAGTACCCGCCCAGGTCGTAGCCGGTCAGCCCGAGGTGCTCGACCAGGTCGGACACGTCGTCGGTGAGCACGTCGGGCGGGTAGGCGGCCGGATCGTGCGGCTTCCCGCTCTCACCGTGACCGCGCAGGTCCGGCGTGATCACGCGGAACCCCCGCTCGGCGAGGTGCTCGGCGTGGCCGTAGGCGACCCAGTTCACCCGGGACGTCGAGAAGTAGCCGTGGATCAGCACCAGCGGCCACCCTTCGCCGGTTTCCCGGTAGGCCAGCTCGATCCCGTCGCGGGCGGTGAAGTAGTGGATCATCCCGCCATTCCACACCAGCGGCCGGGCTACCGGGCGGTGCCCGTCCAGGTGACCGGGAGTTCGTGCACGCCGTAGATGTTCATGTCGGTCCGCAGCCGCACCTCGTCCGCGGGGACGGCGAGCGCGAGGTCCGGGAAGCGGCGCAGCAGCCCGTCGAATCCGGCGCGCATCTCGACGCGGGCCAGCTGCTGCCCGAGGCACTGGTGGACGCCGTGACCGAAGCCCAGGTGACCGCGGGCCTTGCGGTGGATGTCCAGCGTGTCGGGGTTGTCGAAGCGTTCCGGGTCACGGTTGGCGGCCAGCAGCGAGACGACCACCGTGGACCCCTCGCCGATCGTTTCGCCGCAGAGCTCGATGTCCTCGGTGGCGTAGCGGAAGAAGATGTCGGCGACGGACAGGTAACGCATCATCTCCTCGACGGCGTTCGGCATCAGCTCCGGGTTCGCGCGCAGCTCGGCGCGCTGCTCCGGGTGTTCCAGCAGCGCGAAAGTGCCCAGTGCCAGCATGTTCGCGGTGGTTTCGTGACCGGCGAGCAGCAGCAGGAAGGCCGCGCCGACCAGTTCCTCGATGCTGAGGTCGTCGTGGCGCGTCAGATCGGACAGGATGTCGTCGCCCGGCTCCGCGCGCTTGCGGGTGACCAGTCCGGTCAGGAACGTCATCAGCGCGTCCACCGCGCCCACCTTCTCCTCCAGCGTCTGATCCCTGACCATGATCTGCGCGGAGTTGGCCTGGAAGCTCTCGCGGTCCTCGTGGGGAACGCCGAGCAGTTCGCTGATCACCAGCGAGGGCACCGGCAACGCGAACGCCTTCACCAGGTCGACCGGCGGCGTGCGGCGCGCCAGCTCGTCCAGCTGCCGCTCGGTGATCTCGACGATATGTTCTTCCAGCTGTTTCATGCGCCGGACGGTGAAGGCGCCGGTGAGCCTGCGCCGCATCCGCGTGTGGTCCGGCGGGTCCATGGCGATGAACACGCCCGGCATCGGCGGGGACGGCTCGGTCTGCTCCGGCATGCCGGAGGTGTCGTACGGCAGGTGGATGATGCCGATGTCCTGCCGGGAGCTGAACCGGTTGTCGGCCAGGAGCTGCCGCACCGCCTCGTAGCCGGTGACGAGCCAGCCCTCGTGACCGTCCGGGAAGAGCAGTGGGCTGACCGGGCGGGCCTCGCGCAGCCGCGTGAGGTCGCGGGGCGGGTCGAAGGGGCCCGCGTCGCGCTGCATGGGAAGGCCGTTCGGAACCGTCTGGGTCATCGCTGTCCTCTCGTGGTGGTGTGGTGACCAGGTTCGCGGAGGGCGCTGACACGCGGCTGACACGAGGCCCGGGGCCGGGTCAGCGCGCGAGGCGGGCTTCGATGCCGTCGAGGAGGAAGTCCAGGCCCATCCGGAAGGTCTGGTCGGCGTCGAGGTGGACGGCGTCGTGGATGACCGCGGACAGCGCGGGGAACCGGCCACCGGCGAAGGTCCGCCGCAGGTAGGGCCCGTAGGAGACCTGCCACTGCGCCTTGTCCATCCCGGTGTTCCGCTCGGCACGCAGCTCGGTGATCTCCCTGCGGACCGCACCGATCACGTACGCGTTGACGGCCTCGATCACGGGCATCACGTGGTCCACGTCGATGCCCATCGCGGCGACCACGGCGTCTCCCCTGGCCAGCGCGTTCGGACCGAGCTGGGGACGCCCGCCGAGCAGGTCGGCGAGCCATTCGTGCTGGTGGACGGCCTGCCGGGTGGTTTCGGCCAGTGAGCGCAGCACTTCGCGCCACCCGTCCCCGGACGGCCGGATCTCGGCTTGTACCGCGT containing:
- a CDS encoding beta strand repeat-containing protein, coding for MQTWAKRGIQTALVTGGLLMLGTGIASADENVNPDSPAGPLDVNVSVPIDIQDNALGTLGKQVNLPEVHKEISTKPVTDAVNKAAAPVSKTGALEPAAPALGAANGVVAKATDATTGVAQRVGQATHPGSQRATATQDAPSVVDNGDAFHGNKVSVNAAAPILISGNALGVLGDAAVESDAEQTYEHNSDVTTDGSHGGLAGNVVALDWALPVQLSGNALGLVGSGHTAGSATQSAETSGDVVTDGTNGGLAGNVIAPQGATPVQVSGNALGWFLGHAETDFEGSSEAESGGSLETHGSKGAGSGNVAGVPVALPAKVSGNAISWGGDADVPAGAYDAEAEAGGTADGPRGPSYIQTDGDDSFLAGNVAQPQPAVPATVAGNAVSWIGNSFVAGGADRQVGGVELGSEAVAGGTTSTSGENAAGSGNIADAPVALPAEVFCVGGTWIGNAHANGCDNDTEAMAGSDTFTSGNGSFLGGNSVSAPPAGTVEVFGVGGSWIGNASGSATETKDVKAGGYTGTLGNDSAGSGNAVQVPVAVPAEIFGVGGSWIGQGAGEASETKTVTSGGDGNTEDDNAAASANLVQVPVSAPVQAFGIGAAWIGQGAGEATTDTTSTAGGTGNATGKEGFVAGNLGAVPVSLPVQVHSLGAALTGNGSGVAENVTDSTAGGDLSTTGEGGSIAGNIVEAPVGAVATVFGDAAVLGGVVKGEGVNDVVSTAGGDAETNGDGGSIAGDVVAAQALPVAQVFGNAVSGLGVSHAAGVNATEANSGGDITTSGEGGALSGDIFDVPAAVVAQVFGNAVSAGGVAHALADNTTTGTVGGTDTTAGPSKALSGIDKQIPVGVVAQVYDIPVELIAVTSTTVSNATDISVAGQEPQIDLPITMPEMGATALPTLPARAERSALPVNVLPVDALSGAGLPANVQGLLPTADVPAMAQLDSAPTTVFEQVDGLMHGKGINIKG
- a CDS encoding dioxygenase family protein is translated as MSATPVLYLSHGAPPLADDAVWTRELADWSANLPEPQAILVVSAHWEEAPLTVGATTTVPLVYDFWGFPERYYSVTYAAPGAPELAARVRTLLTGTEVHEAPDRGLDHGAYVPLVEMYPDADVPVLQMSMPTLDPRELFELGRKLKPLRDEGVLIIGSGFFTHNLSAMSGGVHGTPPRWSAEFDQWGAETLRANDIDALLDFRHKAPAAALAHPRIEHFAPLFVTLGAGADDANPRTVIEGYWYGMAKRSVQIG
- a CDS encoding alpha/beta fold hydrolase, which translates into the protein MIHYFTARDGIELAYRETGEGWPLVLIHGYFSTSRVNWVAYGHAEHLAERGFRVITPDLRGHGESGKPHDPAAYPPDVLTDDVSDLVEHLGLTGYDLGGYSLGGRTTIRMLVRGARPRRAVVAGMGLHGLLDTSGGNAHFRTVLNNLGTFERGTKEWRAEAFFRQMRGDRVALLNVLGTSVDTPRGEIERIETPTLVVTGIDDPHRRTAPDLAEVLPRGRFVTVPGDHLSAVARPELGQAIGDFLTA
- a CDS encoding cytochrome P450, with amino-acid sequence MTQTVPNGLPMQRDAGPFDPPRDLTRLREARPVSPLLFPDGHEGWLVTGYEAVRQLLADNRFSSRQDIGIIHLPYDTSGMPEQTEPSPPMPGVFIAMDPPDHTRMRRRLTGAFTVRRMKQLEEHIVEITERQLDELARRTPPVDLVKAFALPVPSLVISELLGVPHEDRESFQANSAQIMVRDQTLEEKVGAVDALMTFLTGLVTRKRAEPGDDILSDLTRHDDLSIEELVGAAFLLLLAGHETTANMLALGTFALLEHPEQRAELRANPELMPNAVEEMMRYLSVADIFFRYATEDIELCGETIGEGSTVVVSLLAANRDPERFDNPDTLDIHRKARGHLGFGHGVHQCLGQQLARVEMRAGFDGLLRRFPDLALAVPADEVRLRTDMNIYGVHELPVTWTGTAR
- a CDS encoding TetR/AcrR family transcriptional regulator; the protein is MVVWERPEPPERPAPAPLSRERIVGAAIRLADEGGLDAVSLRKVAAALNVGPMRLYGYIDTKEELLDLMLDAVQAEIRPSGDGWREVLRSLAETTRQAVHQHEWLADLLGGRPQLGPNALARGDAVVAAMGIDVDHVMPVIEAVNAYVIGAVRREITELRAERNTGMDKAQWQVSYGPYLRRTFAGGRFPALSAVIHDAVHLDADQTFRMGLDFLLDGIEARLAR